In one Candidatus Zixiibacteriota bacterium genomic region, the following are encoded:
- a CDS encoding ATP-binding protein gives MISLKNLRPGLITRLSNLILLQFFFIFAVLTLLFFYPKIDGTEPTALGDSKYAADQLFGRVDSSNLALQNSAEAVDRVLGELINAEPTVDKLEIVALHPTGKLSLIHRHEKENDNSSDNEISLASLVGGNHNKMPDTSAPGFILSVKADPARSVHCYRLRSSSTEPLFLLLLTDDNLVVSSRTKLKYALMLLFLVSTLLSLLTIYLVNRRFKKPLETLMHGLEKTAEGEVFHLMESDHDNELKKLAVVFNKMSASLWEGHKRQKAYTVYCNTLNYTLLESQLFLATLIDSSPLSIIVTTPDGIVMLANRASSEAFGYKQEELIDKAMIELFDQSIDKEVTSEHESQGYREFEVVAKRSNGDSFPAFVIMTPLTISAENITAYLYILRDISESKGFQDMMIRLDRYYTRGEMAGDIAHEINNFLAILSGNIELMPLLLKKGDPEKITAKLEVMKTTTDKIARFANGLMDRPHEGTHPELTSLNQIVENIIAFLKPQKRFNHVHIGTKLSSDLPLNEVDQGQIQQLLVNLLYNACDALDEETGKREIRVVTSHFSQDNRDWVRVEVCDNGPGVPEDRIEMLFSNRFTTKRKGHGIGLTTCWRIVDAHGGKIAYRFSGGAVFYFDLPVSRTNQLQHVPCPLPERKRIPV, from the coding sequence ATGATATCTCTTAAAAATCTACGGCCAGGGCTTATTACGCGCCTCAGTAATCTGATACTCCTTCAGTTTTTTTTTATTTTTGCGGTCCTGACACTGCTTTTCTTTTATCCCAAAATTGACGGCACGGAGCCAACAGCTCTCGGTGATTCAAAATATGCGGCCGATCAACTCTTTGGGCGAGTCGATTCGTCAAACCTTGCCTTGCAGAATTCTGCTGAGGCTGTTGACCGCGTCCTCGGCGAACTCATTAACGCCGAACCGACAGTTGATAAACTCGAGATTGTAGCGCTGCACCCGACTGGGAAGTTGTCGCTCATCCATAGACATGAAAAAGAGAACGACAATTCGAGTGACAATGAAATCTCACTCGCGAGTCTTGTCGGCGGCAATCATAACAAAATGCCCGATACGAGTGCACCTGGGTTCATATTGTCCGTTAAAGCTGATCCCGCGCGATCTGTCCACTGCTACCGTCTTCGGTCTTCCTCTACCGAGCCGCTTTTTCTGCTCCTGTTGACCGATGACAACCTTGTGGTGTCGTCGCGGACAAAGCTGAAATACGCCCTCATGCTCCTTTTTCTTGTCTCCACGCTTTTATCTTTGCTAACTATATATCTTGTGAACAGGCGCTTCAAAAAGCCACTCGAAACGCTTATGCATGGTCTCGAAAAAACCGCTGAGGGCGAAGTTTTTCACCTGATGGAATCAGACCATGACAACGAACTCAAGAAACTTGCGGTAGTCTTTAACAAGATGAGCGCTTCGCTGTGGGAAGGACACAAACGCCAAAAGGCATATACCGTGTACTGTAATACTTTAAACTACACCCTCCTCGAGTCACAGCTTTTCCTCGCGACTCTTATTGATAGTTCTCCGCTCAGTATTATCGTTACTACCCCTGATGGTATTGTCATGCTTGCAAACCGGGCATCCTCCGAGGCTTTTGGATACAAACAAGAGGAGCTTATTGACAAAGCAATGATTGAGCTATTTGACCAGAGCATAGACAAGGAGGTCACCTCCGAGCATGAAAGCCAAGGCTATCGTGAATTTGAAGTCGTGGCCAAGCGTTCAAATGGAGATTCGTTTCCGGCCTTTGTCATTATGACGCCGCTTACGATAAGCGCCGAGAACATAACAGCGTATCTGTATATCTTGCGGGATATTTCGGAGAGCAAAGGTTTCCAGGACATGATGATACGTCTCGACCGCTACTATACCCGGGGGGAAATGGCCGGAGACATCGCGCATGAAATCAATAATTTCCTGGCGATACTGTCAGGCAATATTGAGTTGATGCCTCTTCTGCTAAAAAAAGGGGACCCGGAGAAAATCACCGCAAAACTTGAGGTTATGAAAACTACAACAGACAAAATAGCACGTTTTGCCAATGGTTTAATGGATAGACCGCATGAAGGAACCCATCCTGAGTTGACAAGCCTGAATCAAATTGTGGAGAATATCATCGCTTTTCTAAAACCGCAAAAGCGATTTAATCATGTCCATATAGGAACAAAGCTTTCTTCGGATCTGCCGCTCAATGAGGTTGACCAAGGTCAAATCCAACAGCTTCTTGTCAATCTGCTCTACAATGCCTGTGACGCACTGGACGAGGAGACGGGGAAGAGGGAAATCCGCGTCGTGACTTCGCACTTCTCACAAGATAACCGGGACTGGGTGCGGGTCGAAGTCTGCGATAACGGGCCGGGCGTCCCTGAAGACCGAATCGAGATGCTCTTCTCCAATCGGTTTACTACCAAGCGAAAAGGGCACGGCATCGGCTTGACAACCTGCTGGCGGATAGTCGATGCTCACGGGGGGAAAATCGCCTATCGCTTCTCAGGCGGCGCCGTTTTCTATTTTGATTTACCAGTCAGTCGGACGAATCAGCTTCAGCATGTCCCGTGTCCATTACCAGAACGGAAACGAATTCCCGTTTGA